A genomic stretch from Garciella nitratireducens DSM 15102 includes:
- the secG gene encoding preprotein translocase subunit SecG, translating to MTTFLIILLLISSFALIITILLQPGKSAGLSGSIAGGAESLFGKKRAKGYEAILSRITTISAVVFMLSALLLTAFQ from the coding sequence TTGACAACCTTTTTAATAATTTTATTACTGATTTCTAGTTTTGCATTGATTATTACAATATTATTACAACCTGGGAAAAGTGCTGGTCTATCAGGTTCTATTGCTGGAGGAGCAGAAAGTTTATTTGGGAAAAAAAGAGCAAAGGGTTATGAGGCTATATTGTCTCGAATTACAACCATATCTGCTGTTGTTTTTATGTTATCAGCTTTATTATTAACTGCTTTTCAATAA